From Lysinibacillus sp. SGAir0095, the proteins below share one genomic window:
- the flhF gene encoding flagellar biosynthesis protein FlhF, whose amino-acid sequence MKMKKYTAPSIAEAMKLVRAELGDDAVIINSKVIVTKKLFGLIKQKNFEVLAGIDQVETKTMSPPLPDLQTNTTQYKEPAEQLKLHIDDTLSNELKSEIAELKLMMKSMQKHTIQSELPENFFPYIDFLKRQELSEELITAISDELFVHQKQKNIPLTKEEMKQITKEVLRKFLSDLPMGGLSYEKKFINVFGPTGVGKTTTIAKMAARAVLEKKKKIGFITTDTYRIAAIEQLKTYANLLQAPVEIVYNANDYKKAIENFEHLDLVFIDTAGRNYKEAKYVDDLKRLINFDEEVESYLVLALTAKEQDMESIIQQFSEIPIGKYIFTKIDETNSIGTMYNLMIKYNKGLAYYTNGQEVPEDIEVADLDEVLELFFQGEYE is encoded by the coding sequence ATGAAAATGAAAAAATATACAGCACCTTCTATAGCAGAGGCCATGAAATTAGTTCGAGCAGAATTAGGTGATGATGCTGTAATTATTAATTCTAAGGTGATTGTTACTAAAAAGCTGTTCGGTTTAATTAAACAAAAGAATTTTGAAGTACTTGCTGGAATCGACCAAGTGGAGACAAAAACAATGTCTCCGCCTCTTCCGGATTTACAAACAAATACAACTCAATATAAAGAACCAGCAGAACAGCTGAAATTACATATTGACGATACATTATCAAATGAGTTGAAAAGTGAAATAGCAGAATTGAAGTTGATGATGAAATCGATGCAAAAGCATACAATTCAATCCGAATTGCCAGAGAATTTCTTTCCTTATATTGACTTCTTGAAACGTCAAGAACTTAGTGAAGAGCTCATCACGGCAATAAGTGATGAGCTTTTTGTGCATCAAAAACAAAAAAATATTCCTTTAACAAAAGAAGAAATGAAACAAATTACGAAAGAAGTACTTCGGAAATTTCTCTCAGATCTTCCAATGGGCGGTCTCTCCTATGAGAAAAAATTCATTAATGTTTTTGGACCAACAGGTGTTGGAAAAACAACGACTATTGCAAAAATGGCCGCAAGAGCTGTTTTAGAGAAAAAGAAAAAAATTGGTTTTATTACAACGGATACGTATCGAATTGCTGCCATAGAACAGTTAAAAACCTATGCGAACCTTTTACAGGCGCCAGTGGAAATTGTCTATAATGCAAATGATTATAAGAAGGCAATTGAGAATTTTGAACATCTCGATTTAGTGTTCATCGATACAGCTGGCCGTAATTATAAAGAAGCTAAATATGTAGATGACCTAAAGCGGTTGATTAACTTTGATGAAGAGGTAGAGTCCTATTTGGTGTTGGCTTTAACAGCTAAAGAACAGGATATGGAATCAATAATTCAACAATTTAGTGAAATCCCTATAGGTAAATATATCTTCACCAAAATAGATGAAACAAATTCTATTGGCACTATGTATAATTTAATGATTAAATATAATAAAGGACTTGCTTACTATACGAATGGACAAGAAGTACCAGAAGATATAGAAGTAGCCGATTTAGATGAAGTACTTGAACTGTTCTTTCAAGGAGAATATGAATGA
- a CDS encoding MinD/ParA family protein, producing MRDQAENLRQKMLESQGAQGRSIAIVSGKGGVGKSNFSTNFAINLSRLGKKVVVLDMDIGMGNVNILIGKTAQYNLKHYLFGEATLAEVMYEGPHNLKYISGGSGMSSVMEWSKEMVDALFSAFEQLQKSYDYILFDMGAGATNWSLNLINSIDEIIVITTEEPTAITDAYSMMKYIHVRDPEKTIYLLCNRAYSREEGQETLNRLDSTMKQFLKKEVILLGSLPEDPVVRKAVREQVPFSIAYPESHISKTLKIMVQQFVERNQVEVHGYNQKNRFLSKLRSIFSKGSD from the coding sequence ATGAGAGACCAAGCAGAAAACTTAAGACAGAAGATGCTGGAGAGTCAAGGTGCGCAAGGCCGATCGATTGCAATAGTTAGTGGAAAAGGTGGCGTTGGAAAAAGCAACTTTTCTACTAATTTTGCCATTAATCTGTCGAGATTAGGGAAGAAAGTTGTCGTTTTGGATATGGATATCGGTATGGGAAATGTTAATATACTGATAGGTAAAACGGCTCAATACAATCTAAAGCATTATCTATTTGGTGAAGCAACATTAGCTGAAGTAATGTACGAGGGTCCGCATAACTTAAAATATATTTCTGGTGGATCAGGTATGTCCTCTGTAATGGAATGGTCAAAAGAGATGGTCGATGCATTATTTTCTGCATTTGAACAATTACAAAAATCCTATGACTATATACTTTTTGATATGGGAGCTGGTGCAACCAATTGGTCCTTAAATTTAATAAACTCTATTGACGAAATTATTGTCATAACAACGGAGGAACCTACTGCCATAACAGATGCCTATTCAATGATGAAATATATCCATGTAAGAGACCCGGAAAAGACAATCTACTTATTATGTAATCGAGCTTATTCCAGAGAAGAAGGGCAAGAAACATTAAATCGCTTGGATAGCACGATGAAGCAATTTCTTAAAAAAGAAGTGATTCTCCTAGGTTCCTTACCGGAAGATCCAGTAGTACGAAAAGCAGTACGAGAGCAAGTACCCTTTTCTATTGCATACCCGGAGAGTCATATTTCGAAAACGTTAAAAATAATGGTCCAACAATTTGTGGAGCGTAATCAGGTTGAAGTTCATGGATATAATCAGAAAAATAGGTTCTTATCTAAATTACGAAGCATTTTTTCGAAAGGGAGTGATTAA
- a CDS encoding chemotaxis response regulator protein-glutamate methylesterase, whose protein sequence is MEFSNKSKLLVVDDSAFMRKLISDFFLDNPKVEVVGTARNGKDALKKIQSLKPDVVTMDVEMPELNGLDALKEIMKTSPVPVIMLSSTTLQGAENALIAMENGAVDFVAKPSGTISLDLHKIKEELVHKVEHAAHVQITKLNKRKVEPVRVPKTKAFIEDRMQSKNVFVQGTPAGEINKNRWNQTTKKIVIIGTSTGGPRALQEVITKLPNSIKAPILIVQHMPAGFTKSLADRLNQLSEVTVKEAEQGDLLQNGVAYVAPGGSHLKLEKRGTSFEIVLDQNEPPRSGHRPSVDVMFESVSKISDFDKVAVIMTGMGSDGSKGLIELKQNGNVMAIAESEKTCIVYGMPKAAVETQLVNEVVDVDNIAEAIMKYLP, encoded by the coding sequence TTGGAATTCTCAAATAAAAGCAAACTTTTAGTTGTGGATGACTCTGCTTTTATGAGAAAGCTAATTAGTGACTTTTTTTTAGACAATCCAAAAGTAGAAGTTGTTGGAACTGCCCGCAACGGTAAAGATGCGCTAAAAAAAATTCAAAGCTTAAAACCTGATGTTGTAACAATGGACGTTGAGATGCCAGAGCTAAATGGATTGGATGCATTAAAGGAAATTATGAAGACCTCTCCAGTCCCTGTAATTATGCTTTCTAGTACGACGCTTCAAGGTGCAGAAAATGCACTTATAGCGATGGAAAATGGTGCAGTTGATTTTGTAGCGAAGCCTAGTGGAACGATTTCACTGGATCTACACAAAATCAAGGAAGAATTAGTACATAAAGTGGAGCATGCTGCACATGTCCAAATAACAAAATTAAATAAAAGAAAAGTAGAACCTGTTCGTGTGCCTAAAACAAAAGCTTTTATAGAGGATAGAATGCAAAGTAAAAACGTATTCGTACAAGGAACACCAGCAGGCGAGATAAATAAGAATCGTTGGAATCAAACAACCAAAAAGATTGTAATAATTGGAACATCAACAGGTGGTCCTAGAGCTTTGCAGGAGGTAATAACGAAATTACCTAATTCTATAAAGGCACCGATCTTAATTGTTCAACATATGCCAGCTGGGTTTACAAAATCCCTTGCGGATCGATTGAATCAATTGAGTGAAGTAACGGTAAAAGAAGCTGAACAAGGTGATTTATTGCAGAACGGAGTCGCCTATGTAGCTCCAGGTGGCAGCCATCTAAAGCTCGAGAAACGGGGGACATCCTTCGAAATCGTTCTAGATCAAAATGAGCCTCCAAGATCAGGGCATCGTCCGAGTGTGGATGTCATGTTTGAAAGTGTAAGTAAAATTAGTGATTTTGATAAGGTAGCAGTAATTATGACTGGAATGGGATCTGATGGTTCAAAAGGTCTGATCGAATTAAAACAAAATGGAAATGTAATGGCGATTGCAGAGTCAGAAAAAACGTGTATTGTTTATGGGATGCCTAAAGCAGCCGTAGAAACACAGCTTGTCAATGAGGTTGTCGATGTTGACAATATTGCCGAAGCAATTATGAAATATTTGCCCTAA
- a CDS encoding chemotaxis protein CheA, whose protein sequence is MELNQYLEMFIEESKEHLQSCSDNLLQLEKNPDDLAIVNEIFRSAHTLKGMSATMGYEDLADLTHKMENVLDAIRNEKIQVNAEILDVVFESVDHLEEMVMSIAGGGDGKKDVSQTVEKLKRIESGESIQQESTPSETAAAEVAASTTVLENALQLQYDDFEKTVLLQSTEQGYNAFEVSVTLMDSCLLKAARVYMVFDILEKNGDVVKSSPTVDKLEEEQFDQDFKVALITQTDADELRSKILKVSEVDSVTITQISEDLFVQSAVVESEEVIELAAEDVTVVPNAEAKKEETSQKPSTTKHAASKTIRVSIERLDILMNLFEELVIDRGRLQSIATEVNHSELNETVERMSRTMGDLQNIVLTMRMIPIETVFNRFPKMVRTLSRDLKKKINLEILGAETELDRTVIDEIGDPLVHLIRNSVDHGIESPEVRRANGKPEEGNVTLRAYHSGNYVFIEIEDDGAGINRERVLKKAISKGIVTKESALSMSDKQINELILASGFSTAEVISDISGRGVGLDVVKTTIESLGGNISIESTEGVGSIFSIQLPLTLSIISVMLVEIEQEIYAIPLSSIIETSIIKNSDILNAHNQKVIDFRGKVVPLIFLDEIFDVPRTPKQEDEYHSVVIVRKGDKLAGLVVDTFIGQQEIVLKSLGNYLTNIFAISGATILGNGKVALIVDCNALMK, encoded by the coding sequence GTGGAACTTAACCAATATCTAGAAATGTTCATTGAAGAAAGTAAGGAACATTTACAATCATGTAGCGACAATTTGTTACAACTTGAAAAAAATCCAGATGACTTAGCAATTGTAAACGAAATATTCCGTTCTGCTCATACATTAAAAGGTATGTCAGCAACAATGGGGTATGAGGATTTAGCTGATTTAACCCATAAAATGGAGAATGTGCTTGATGCAATTCGTAACGAAAAAATTCAAGTAAATGCAGAAATTCTTGATGTTGTATTTGAATCAGTTGATCACCTAGAAGAAATGGTTATGAGTATAGCCGGAGGTGGAGATGGGAAAAAAGATGTTTCCCAAACTGTTGAAAAACTAAAACGTATTGAGTCTGGTGAATCCATTCAACAAGAATCAACGCCTAGTGAAACTGCTGCTGCAGAGGTGGCAGCATCGACAACTGTATTGGAAAATGCACTTCAATTACAATATGATGATTTTGAAAAAACTGTTTTACTACAATCTACAGAGCAAGGGTACAATGCTTTTGAAGTTTCAGTAACGTTAATGGATAGCTGTCTTTTAAAGGCGGCACGTGTCTATATGGTATTTGATATCTTAGAGAAAAATGGAGATGTCGTAAAATCCTCTCCTACAGTGGACAAGCTTGAAGAAGAACAATTTGACCAGGACTTTAAAGTCGCATTAATTACGCAAACAGATGCTGACGAATTACGCAGCAAAATACTAAAAGTTTCTGAGGTTGATAGTGTTACGATTACACAAATTTCAGAGGACTTATTTGTTCAGTCTGCAGTTGTGGAATCCGAAGAGGTAATAGAACTAGCAGCTGAAGATGTGACAGTTGTTCCAAATGCTGAAGCGAAAAAAGAAGAAACTAGCCAAAAGCCTTCTACAACAAAGCATGCTGCAAGTAAAACAATTCGTGTTAGTATCGAAAGATTAGATATTTTAATGAATTTATTTGAAGAATTAGTAATTGATAGAGGGCGTCTTCAGTCGATTGCTACAGAAGTAAATCATTCAGAGCTAAATGAAACAGTCGAGCGTATGAGCCGAACAATGGGAGACTTACAAAATATTGTCCTAACAATGCGTATGATTCCGATTGAAACCGTATTTAACCGATTCCCTAAAATGGTACGTACTTTATCTCGTGATCTCAAGAAGAAGATTAATCTTGAAATCCTGGGTGCGGAAACTGAATTAGATCGAACAGTTATCGATGAAATCGGTGACCCACTTGTTCATTTAATTCGTAATTCAGTTGACCACGGTATCGAAAGCCCAGAAGTACGACGTGCAAATGGGAAGCCAGAAGAAGGAAATGTTACCTTACGTGCATACCACAGCGGCAACTATGTGTTTATCGAAATTGAAGATGATGGTGCGGGTATTAACCGTGAGCGTGTACTTAAAAAAGCTATTTCAAAAGGAATCGTAACGAAAGAATCTGCACTTTCCATGAGCGATAAACAAATTAATGAATTAATTCTAGCATCTGGATTCTCAACTGCTGAAGTTATTTCGGATATTTCCGGACGTGGGGTAGGTCTTGATGTTGTGAAGACGACAATTGAGTCACTTGGTGGAAATATTTCAATTGAATCAACAGAAGGGGTTGGATCTATCTTCTCAATCCAGCTTCCATTAACATTATCGATCATTTCAGTTATGTTAGTTGAAATTGAACAAGAAATCTATGCTATACCTTTATCTTCAATCATTGAAACATCGATTATAAAAAATAGCGATATTCTCAATGCACATAATCAAAAAGTAATTGATTTCCGAGGCAAGGTCGTACCACTTATCTTCTTGGACGAAATCTTTGATGTTCCAAGAACGCCAAAACAAGAAGACGAATACCACTCAGTTGTCATCGTTCGTAAAGGAGACAAGCTTGCAGGTTTAGTAGTGGATACCTTTATTGGTCAGCAGGAAATTGTATTGAAATCATTAGGTAACTACTTAACAAATATCTTTGCAATTTCTGGTGCTACGATATTAGGAAACGGAAAAGTTGCTCTAATTGTGGATTGTAATGCGTTAATGAAGTAA
- a CDS encoding chemotaxis protein CheW encodes MTAVDQEYLKVIVFQLADKEYAIPVSNVQGIEKLMHITRVPKTREFVKGVINLRGVVTPLIDLRERFGLPVSNNEETTRIIIITLEEMEVGFIVDSANDVIDIPTDAIEPQPEVVGSNEEDFISGVAKLENRLLILLHLDKVLNP; translated from the coding sequence ATGACTGCTGTAGATCAGGAGTATTTAAAAGTAATTGTTTTCCAACTTGCCGATAAAGAATATGCAATTCCGGTATCGAACGTACAAGGAATCGAAAAGTTAATGCATATTACTCGCGTTCCGAAAACACGCGAATTTGTTAAGGGTGTTATTAATTTGCGAGGAGTCGTAACACCACTGATTGATTTGCGTGAACGATTTGGATTACCGGTATCAAACAACGAAGAAACAACAAGAATTATTATTATTACACTGGAAGAAATGGAAGTCGGCTTTATAGTTGATTCAGCAAATGATGTAATTGATATTCCAACTGACGCGATTGAACCACAACCAGAAGTAGTAGGGTCAAATGAAGAAGATTTCATATCCGGCGTCGCAAAACTAGAGAACCGATTATTAATTTTATTGCATCTAGATAAAGTGTTAAATCCATAA
- a CDS encoding chemotaxis protein CheC: MKEIKQITSLHLDILKEIGNIGAAHAATALSSLLNRKIDMHVPKVEMVSFNEMMELAGGAETVVVGIFLRIEGDAEGSMFFILPIKQANRFIQSLINDDRFSFSDSKPPELGLSAMQELGNILSGSYLSALSDFTGMKLYPTVPGLSVDMFGAIISTGLIEISEVSDQVIVINTSIFEEGFDNRNEVHGHFFLLPDPDSFASMFKALGVS, translated from the coding sequence ATGAAGGAAATTAAACAAATAACATCATTGCATTTAGACATCCTAAAAGAGATTGGAAATATAGGTGCTGCCCATGCTGCCACAGCACTTTCCAGTTTATTAAATAGGAAAATTGATATGCATGTCCCAAAAGTTGAAATGGTTTCATTTAATGAAATGATGGAACTTGCTGGGGGAGCTGAAACTGTTGTTGTCGGCATCTTCCTTCGTATTGAAGGAGATGCTGAGGGGAGCATGTTCTTTATTTTACCAATCAAACAGGCAAACAGGTTTATTCAAAGTTTAATCAATGATGACCGATTCAGCTTTAGTGATAGCAAGCCACCAGAGCTTGGCTTATCCGCAATGCAGGAATTAGGGAATATTCTTTCGGGTTCATATCTATCAGCGTTATCAGACTTTACTGGGATGAAATTGTACCCAACAGTTCCAGGTTTAAGTGTTGATATGTTTGGAGCCATTATAAGTACGGGGCTAATCGAAATTTCTGAGGTTAGTGATCAAGTCATTGTCATTAATACATCCATTTTTGAAGAAGGTTTTGATAATCGTAATGAAGTTCACGGGCATTTCTTCTTACTACCAGATCCTGATTCTTTTGCAAGTATGTTTAAGGCACTAGGAGTCTCATAA
- a CDS encoding chemotaxis protein CheD, which translates to MVQSSTSQVIKVGIAQMDVVKMPDTIRTSGLGSCVGVVLYDETKNIAGLVHIMLPDSSLARTETINEAKFANTGIKALIDKLRLAGVQPHRLKAKIAGGAQMFKFTSDKDSMRIGPRNVEAVKKELSKNNIPIVAEDTGGNSGRTIEFNPVTCLLNIRTVNQGVSEI; encoded by the coding sequence ATGGTCCAATCTAGTACTAGTCAAGTTATTAAGGTTGGAATTGCACAAATGGATGTAGTTAAAATGCCAGACACAATTCGTACTTCAGGATTAGGTTCATGTGTAGGTGTTGTGTTATATGATGAAACAAAAAATATTGCTGGGTTAGTTCATATCATGTTACCTGATTCCAGTTTAGCGAGAACTGAAACAATTAATGAAGCTAAGTTCGCAAATACTGGTATCAAGGCACTCATTGATAAGCTGCGTTTAGCTGGCGTTCAACCGCACCGTTTAAAAGCAAAAATCGCTGGCGGTGCACAGATGTTTAAGTTCACATCAGACAAAGATTCAATGCGTATCGGCCCTCGGAATGTTGAAGCGGTGAAAAAAGAACTATCTAAAAACAATATTCCAATCGTTGCTGAAGATACAGGGGGCAATAGTGGAAGAACGATTGAATTTAATCCAGTCACATGTCTACTGAATATTCGAACTGTAAATCAGGGAGTGAGCGAAATATAA
- a CDS encoding FliA/WhiG family RNA polymerase sigma factor produces the protein MVRQLQADNEQTLWNCWLNDRDPEAGNILIKKYQSLVSYHVQRIGASVPKNVSRDDLMSLGMMGLFDALNKFDINRDLKFDTYASFRVRGAIIDGLRKEDWLPRSAREKSKKMEAQIEKLEQQLMRSVTPDELAQYMDLSVEEVYQTVQEHFFSSVLSINEQQDQEESEGKAFVIRDDRTRTPEQETVHMELIKDLSENIKNLSEKEQLVLSLFYTEELTLTEIGEMLNLSTSRISQIHSKALFKLRKLLSNEMLS, from the coding sequence ATGGTACGACAACTTCAAGCAGACAACGAACAAACTCTTTGGAATTGCTGGCTCAATGATCGCGATCCAGAGGCAGGTAATATACTAATAAAAAAATATCAATCACTAGTATCCTATCATGTTCAAAGAATAGGTGCGAGTGTTCCTAAAAATGTATCAAGAGATGATTTAATGAGTTTAGGTATGATGGGACTCTTTGATGCATTAAATAAGTTTGACATAAATCGAGATTTAAAATTTGATACATATGCTTCCTTCCGTGTGAGAGGTGCTATTATAGACGGATTAAGAAAAGAAGATTGGCTACCTCGCTCTGCACGTGAAAAGTCAAAGAAGATGGAAGCACAAATTGAAAAATTAGAACAACAACTTATGCGTAGTGTGACGCCGGATGAGCTTGCTCAATATATGGATTTATCAGTAGAGGAAGTATATCAAACAGTACAGGAGCACTTCTTCTCCAGTGTTTTATCGATTAACGAACAGCAAGATCAGGAAGAGTCAGAAGGGAAAGCTTTTGTAATTAGAGATGATCGTACAAGAACGCCTGAGCAAGAAACTGTCCATATGGAATTGATTAAAGATCTTTCCGAAAATATTAAAAACTTAAGTGAAAAGGAACAGCTTGTACTAAGTCTGTTCTATACAGAGGAATTGACATTAACGGAAATTGGTGAAATGCTTAATTTATCAACATCAAGAATATCACAAATCCATTCAAAAGCATTATTTAAATTAAGAAAGCTTCTTTCAAATGAAATGTTAAGCTAG
- a CDS encoding RNA polymerase subunit sigma: protein MSLKALELQVAIPKTFDAGKLADDHQQNVTQQQVNAHEALKKEIKKKQLQVSDTEKTDKISNNKEQQHNHEENFSEEKKQLKEEKEAEHAKHPFKGNFIDFSG from the coding sequence ATGAGTTTGAAGGCTTTAGAACTACAAGTTGCCATTCCGAAGACCTTTGATGCAGGTAAACTGGCAGATGATCATCAACAAAATGTGACACAGCAGCAGGTAAACGCCCATGAAGCATTAAAAAAAGAGATTAAGAAAAAACAATTACAAGTTAGCGACACAGAAAAAACCGATAAAATTTCGAATAATAAAGAGCAGCAGCACAATCATGAAGAGAATTTCTCCGAAGAAAAAAAACAGCTTAAAGAAGAAAAGGAAGCTGAGCATGCCAAGCATCCTTTTAAAGGTAATTTTATCGATTTTAGTGGATAG
- the rpsB gene encoding 30S ribosomal protein S2: MSVISMKQLLEAGVHFGHQTRRWNPKMKKYIFVERNGIYIIDLQKTVKKLEEAYDFMRQVGQDGGKVLFVGTKKQAQEAIKDEAERSGNYYINQRWLGGTLTNFGTIQKRVARMKAIEKMEEDGTFDVLPKKEVIQLKKEHERLVKFLGGIRDMAGIPDVMFVVDPRKERIAVAEARKLNIPIVGIVDTNCDPDEIDYVIPANDDAIRAVKLLTAKMADALIESKQGESEAPAEEVVAAE, translated from the coding sequence ATGTCAGTAATTTCAATGAAACAATTACTTGAAGCTGGTGTACATTTCGGTCACCAAACTCGCCGTTGGAACCCAAAAATGAAAAAATACATTTTTGTTGAACGTAACGGAATCTACATTATCGATTTACAAAAAACGGTTAAAAAATTAGAAGAAGCTTACGACTTCATGCGCCAAGTTGGCCAAGATGGCGGTAAAGTACTTTTCGTAGGTACTAAAAAACAAGCTCAAGAAGCTATTAAAGACGAAGCTGAGCGTTCTGGTAACTACTACATCAACCAACGTTGGTTAGGTGGTACTTTAACTAACTTCGGTACAATCCAAAAACGTGTTGCTCGTATGAAAGCAATCGAAAAAATGGAAGAAGACGGCACTTTCGACGTACTTCCTAAAAAAGAAGTTATCCAACTTAAAAAAGAACACGAGCGTCTTGTTAAATTCTTAGGCGGTATCCGTGATATGGCTGGCATTCCAGACGTTATGTTCGTGGTTGACCCACGTAAAGAGCGTATCGCTGTTGCTGAAGCTCGTAAATTAAATATTCCTATCGTAGGGATTGTTGATACAAACTGTGATCCAGATGAAATCGACTACGTAATCCCTGCTAACGATGACGCTATCCGCGCTGTTAAATTATTAACTGCTAAAATGGCTGATGCTCTAATCGAGTCTAAACAAGGTGAATCTGAAGCTCCAGCGGAAGAAGTAGTAGCTGCTGAGTAA
- the tsf gene encoding translation elongation factor Ts: MAITAQLVKELREKTGAGMMDCKKALVQTDGDIDAAVDFLREKGLSSAAKKADRIAAEGTTYILAEGNEAVILEVNAETDFVAKNEKFQVLVAELAQLILAAKPESVEAALELTNAEGVKVSDLISTAVATIGEKITLRRFEVKTKTDVDAFGSYLHMGGRIGVLVVLEGSTDESAAKDVAMHIAAINPQYVSRDEVSEEEVDRERKVLTEQALNEGKPENIVAKMVEGRLGKFFEDICLLDQTFVKNSDQKVRDFVKSTGGNITSFVRFAVGEGIEKREDNFAEEVMNQVKGN; the protein is encoded by the coding sequence ATGGCAATTACTGCACAATTAGTAAAAGAACTTCGTGAAAAAACAGGCGCAGGTATGATGGACTGTAAAAAAGCTTTAGTACAAACAGATGGTGATATCGACGCTGCTGTTGACTTCTTACGTGAAAAAGGTCTTTCTTCAGCTGCTAAAAAAGCTGACCGTATCGCTGCAGAAGGGACAACTTATATCCTTGCTGAAGGAAACGAAGCTGTAATTTTAGAAGTTAACGCTGAAACTGACTTCGTAGCAAAAAATGAAAAATTCCAAGTACTTGTTGCTGAATTAGCTCAATTAATTTTAGCTGCAAAACCAGAATCAGTAGAAGCTGCATTAGAGCTTACAAATGCTGAAGGTGTTAAAGTTTCTGACTTAATCTCTACAGCTGTTGCTACAATCGGAGAAAAAATCACTCTTCGCCGTTTCGAAGTTAAAACTAAAACTGACGTAGATGCTTTTGGTTCTTACCTACACATGGGTGGACGTATTGGAGTATTAGTAGTTCTTGAAGGTTCTACTGATGAGTCAGCTGCGAAAGATGTAGCTATGCACATTGCTGCTATCAATCCTCAATATGTATCACGTGACGAAGTCTCTGAAGAAGAAGTAGACCGTGAGCGTAAAGTGTTAACTGAACAAGCTCTAAACGAAGGTAAACCAGAAAATATCGTTGCTAAAATGGTAGAAGGTCGCCTTGGCAAATTCTTCGAAGACATTTGCTTACTTGATCAAACTTTCGTTAAAAATTCTGATCAAAAAGTACGTGATTTCGTAAAATCAACTGGTGGTAACATCACTTCATTCGTACGCTTTGCTGTTGGTGAAGGTATCGAAAAACGTGAAGACAACTTCGCTGAAGAAGTTATGAACCAAGTTAAAGGTAACTAA
- the pyrH gene encoding UMP kinase, with amino-acid sequence MSVPQYERVVIKISGEALAGEAGYGLSPKIIKSVAEDIKEVVELGVEVAVVVGGGNIWRGKVGSEMGMDRASADYMGMLATVMNSLALQDALEKLEIETRVQSSIVMTQVAEPYIRRKAVRHLEKKRVVIFAAGTGNPFFSTDTTAALRAAEIDADAILMAKNNVDGVYSADPKTDPTAVKYDTLTYLDVIQQGLQVMDSTASTLCMDNDIPLIVFSIMNKGNIKRAVLGDKIGTVVRRNF; translated from the coding sequence ATGAGTGTGCCACAATATGAACGAGTAGTTATTAAAATTAGCGGTGAGGCCTTAGCAGGAGAAGCTGGATATGGTTTATCACCAAAAATTATTAAGTCAGTTGCAGAAGATATTAAAGAAGTAGTAGAGCTTGGAGTTGAAGTTGCTGTAGTAGTAGGTGGCGGAAACATCTGGCGCGGGAAAGTAGGCAGCGAAATGGGTATGGATCGTGCCTCTGCGGATTACATGGGAATGCTTGCGACAGTTATGAATTCATTAGCACTTCAGGATGCTCTTGAAAAACTGGAAATTGAAACACGTGTTCAATCTTCCATTGTTATGACACAAGTAGCAGAGCCTTACATACGTAGAAAAGCAGTACGTCATCTTGAAAAGAAACGTGTTGTGATTTTTGCTGCGGGTACAGGAAATCCATTCTTCTCTACAGATACGACAGCTGCTTTACGTGCTGCGGAAATTGATGCTGATGCAATTCTGATGGCAAAAAATAATGTAGATGGTGTATATTCTGCTGATCCAAAAACTGATCCAACTGCTGTTAAATATGACACACTCACATATTTAGACGTAATTCAACAAGGATTACAGGTAATGGATTCAACTGCTTCCACTTTATGTATGGACAACGATATCCCATTAATAGTATTCTCAATTATGAATAAAGGAAATATTAAACGAGCAGTACTCGGTGATAAAATCGGTACAGTTGTTAGGAGGAACTTTTAA